In a genomic window of uncultured Sphaerochaeta sp.:
- a CDS encoding TetR/AcrR family transcriptional regulator, with protein sequence MPKRLSEEERTTIRTRLKEEAELSLSRYGLKGTTVDALVEAARIPKGTFYLFYPSKELLCYEVLMDFHAEVQKRLARQLSEQQGIITENVLVSLLRELFLSVDGSFLAHLIERKELEVLMRKLPPAVVAAHEMEDELSFESLLGHLPFSCTEQQIQVFSATLRAVFLTMLHKDEIGEKHMHEVIELLLSGVVHELWTRGRV encoded by the coding sequence ATGCCCAAGCGACTGTCAGAGGAAGAACGTACAACCATTCGTACCCGCCTGAAAGAGGAAGCAGAACTCAGCCTTTCACGCTACGGCCTGAAAGGCACCACAGTCGATGCCTTGGTTGAAGCGGCAAGAATTCCCAAAGGAACCTTCTATCTCTTCTACCCTTCAAAAGAACTGCTCTGTTATGAGGTTTTGATGGACTTTCATGCTGAGGTGCAGAAACGCTTGGCCAGACAGCTGTCCGAGCAGCAGGGCATCATCACGGAAAACGTGCTCGTCTCGTTGCTGAGGGAGCTCTTCCTGAGTGTTGATGGCTCATTTCTTGCCCATCTCATCGAACGAAAAGAGTTGGAGGTCCTGATGCGCAAACTGCCTCCGGCCGTAGTGGCGGCGCATGAGATGGAGGATGAGCTCTCTTTCGAAAGCCTGTTGGGGCACCTTCCCTTCAGCTGTACTGAGCAGCAGATCCAAGTATTCAGTGCAACACTCCGCGCTGTCTTCCTGACCATGTTGCACAAGGATGAGATAGGAGAAAAGCACATGCACGAGGTTATCGAACTTCTGCTCAGCGGAGTGGTCCATGAGCTGTGGACAAGGGGGCGCGTGTGA
- a CDS encoding ABC transporter ATP-binding protein — MIKVEHLSFSYTKHPFIENMNFSVREGEIFGFLGPSGAGKSTVQKILTALIPAYQGSVQVLGVEAKQHKKSFYEQIGVDFEFPSLYEKLTARENLHFFASLYQHSLPPEPLLERVGLLLEADKQVSAYSKGMKSRLNFIKALMHEPRLLFLDEPTSGLDPSNARLVKDLILEQKAQGRTILLTTHNMHDATELCDRVAFIVDGEIRALETPHHLIMSRGASRISYTYLDEKGEEKQGTSQLQKTGEDANLVRIIAENRIVSIHSSEPTLNDIFSEVTGRRLQ; from the coding sequence GTGATCAAGGTCGAACATCTTTCGTTCAGCTACACCAAGCACCCTTTCATAGAGAATATGAACTTCTCGGTACGGGAAGGAGAGATTTTTGGCTTTCTCGGTCCCTCCGGAGCAGGGAAAAGTACGGTGCAAAAGATTCTGACAGCCCTCATTCCTGCGTATCAGGGCAGTGTGCAGGTACTGGGAGTGGAAGCCAAGCAGCATAAGAAATCGTTCTACGAACAGATCGGGGTTGATTTCGAATTTCCCAGCCTCTATGAGAAACTGACTGCACGAGAGAACCTACACTTCTTTGCATCACTCTACCAACACTCCCTCCCTCCGGAGCCCTTGCTGGAACGCGTCGGACTGCTGCTTGAAGCGGACAAGCAAGTCTCAGCTTACTCGAAAGGGATGAAATCACGGCTGAACTTCATCAAAGCCCTCATGCATGAACCGAGACTTCTCTTTCTTGATGAACCCACCTCAGGGCTTGACCCCTCCAACGCCCGTTTGGTCAAAGATCTCATTCTTGAGCAGAAAGCCCAAGGCAGAACCATCCTGCTGACCACGCACAATATGCACGATGCCACCGAACTGTGTGACCGGGTTGCCTTTATTGTGGATGGAGAGATACGGGCGCTGGAGACCCCACACCATCTCATCATGAGCCGCGGTGCCTCAAGAATCTCCTATACCTACCTTGATGAGAAGGGAGAAGAAAAACAGGGAACCTCCCAGCTCCAAAAAACCGGCGAAGATGCAAATCTGGTGCGCATCATCGCCGAGAATCGTATTGTGAGCATACACAGCAGCGAACCCACCCTCAACGACATCTTTTCCGAAGTCACGGGAAGGAGGTTGCAATGA